A region of the Nocardia nova SH22a genome:
GTAGCGGCCGCCAGAAGAACATCTGATCCAGCGACATCTCCACGTGCATCACATTGCCGCCGATCAGTCCGAGTTCACGCTCCAGATCGGCGGGAGTCTGCACGAACCGCTGCCGCACGGAATCCGCGAAACCCGGTGCGAGCGCGTCGACCTCGGCGATGATGCGATCGGCCTCGCGCTCACCGTGCGCACTCCAGGCACTGCCGTCGGCGAGCCGGTGCGGATGCCACTGCGCCCACAGCGACAGCTGATGTTCGCCCGGCGGTGCGATCGTGGGGTCGAGGGCGCTGAAACTCATCGCCAGCACGGCCGGGCGCGGCGGCAGGTCCCCGGCCAGGGCCGCGGCGTGCGCCAGGCGCAGCTGTCGCCGATCGGTGACCAGCAGCTGCAGACCGCGCGCCGATTCGGCCGCGGTGGCGCCGGAATAGGCGGGCAGTGCGGTGGTGGCCGCGCGCACCACCATGCCGATGCCGGGCCCGACGCGGATGCGGCGGCGCCAGTCGTCGATCACGGCGCCGTCGAATCCGCCGCGCCGCAACAGGTCCAGTGTGGTCAGTACATGGGCGCCGGAGATCACGGTGCGGGCGAACAGATCCCGGCCCGCGGCCGTGCGGACCCGCCATCCGTCGCCCGCGCGACGCAGTTCGGTCACCGCGTCACCGGCCGAGACCACCCCGCCGTCGGCTCGCAGCCGCGCCACCAGGGCGGTGGTGAGCGCGCCGCTGCCGCCGATCGCGCGCCCGGGCGGAAGGGTGTGCATGAGGGCCGCGAATCCGGCCATGGGCGCGGTGCCCGGTTCCGACATCGGCGGGCCCGACTGCGCGCCGAACCAGGCCAGCGCCGCCTTGAGCCGTTCGTCGTCGAACCAGGTGTCCAGCAGCGCGTCTCCGGACTGCAGGAACTCCCGTGACAGTCCGCTCGCGCCTCCGCGCGCGTCCAGGCCCCAGAACGAGCGCACGAACCGGCCCGCGGTGGCCGCGCCGCCGAACGATCGCATCACCCGCTGGGCCCGCGGCCCCCAGACCGCGACGAACCGGCGGTAGGCGTCGGCGTCGCGGGCGCCGCACGCCCGCTCGATGGCGGCGCAGGTCCGCGCGACATCACGGTGGAAGACGATCGGCACCGCCCCGGATCCCGGCGGCGCCGGTGCGAAAGCCCAGGGATCGCAGTCGATGTAGCGCAGTCCGAACCGCGCGAGCTCGAGCTCCTCGATGATCCCGGTGTGCCGGATCATGATGTGCGCCGAGGAACCGCGATCGACCAGATGGCCGGGGAACCGCTCCACCGTCGATACCGCGCCGCCGAGCACCTCATCGCGTTCGAGTACCTCGACCGGATGTCCCGCGCGTGCCAGATAACACGCCGCGACCAGTGCGTTGTGGCCCGATCCGATGATCAGCGTCGTCACCGCGGCGGTACCCGCATCGGCAGCGGGCGGCCCAGGACGGCGAACCTGCGGGTGTCGCCGGAGAACACGAAATGCCGCACCACATCGGTGAATCCCTGCCGCCGGTACAGCCGCCAGGCGCGGTTGTCCTCCCGGTCGACCTCCGGTGTGGACAGCAGCACCGCCTTCTCGGTGCGCTGTTCGAGCAGCCGCACCAGCAGCGTCTCGCCGATCCCGCGGCCCTGCGCCGCCGGGTGCACATGCAGTTCGGTGAGTTCGAAATAGTCCGACAGCAGATCGCGCGTGGCCTGTTCCGGCCAGCCCGACCGCCGCATCCCGGTGTGCACCTGCTGATGCCACCACTGATGGGCGGCGCCCCGGTAGCCGTAGGCGATCGCCACGATCGGCGCGGTCCGCGCGTCGACGTGGCCCGAGTCGTCGGGAACCAGCGCGGCGACGGCCTGCCAGCCCGGTCGGGTGGTGTGCTCGGCCCACATCGGGGCCCGATGATGTTCGGTGCCGCGCGGATAGTCCATGGCCGCGACGTACACCGCGAGCGCGTCGTGTAGCCGGTGGCGCAGGGTCGCGGCGGAGAGATCGACCACGACGGGGGCGGGGGTGTGCCTGACGGCGGTCATCTGCGGGAAGCCATATCTACGGGGGCCGTCTCTGTCTGTCGGAGGGCCGGGCGGGGCGCGGCCGGGTGCGGGTGGGCCATATCCAGGGTGCGCGGATGTCGTTCGGGGCGAAAGTCTGTCGGTGGTCGTCTCTATATTCACATTCAATTGAAACGTTCGAATACCTGTTCGGTTCGATCGGTCGACCGGGCCGGGTATGCGGAATGTGGAGGTGGGCATGATGGCTGGTCGGATGGACGATCCACGACGCACGGGCCGGGCCGGGGGACTGCTCGACCGCGCCGACACCATGGTCGTGCAGGCCTGGGCCGAACCCGATCCCCGGGAGCGGCTGCGCACCGCGTATCTGGCGGCGCTGCGCGGCGCGGGCGCGGTCCTGGCCGCGACGGGCGCCGACCGCGCCCCGCGGGCACGATCGCGTAACGCCTGGGTGCTCATGGAGCAGGCGGCGCCGGAGTTCGTCATGTGGGCGGACTATTTCAGTTCCTTCTCCGAGTTGCGCGCCGCGCTGGAGGCCGGTCTGGACCGCGCGATCAGCGATGTCCAGGCCGACGAGTTCGCCTCGCGGGTGGAGGCATTCCTGCACGATGTGGAGGATGCGCTGTCGATCACCGCGGTCCGATTGCGCCCGGCGGCGGGCCGCGGAGGTGACGGTACGGCGTGAACATCGGCGAGTAGGTGGTAGCACGCTGATCGAACTCGTATCATTGGTGGCAGTAGCCGCCAAGGTCGGCTACTTGTCGTCTACCCGGAGGCGACAACCAGGACCTAGTGCCGGGGGAGGTACCGTGCCACTCTCCGAGCACGAGCAGCGCATGCTCGAACAGATCGAGAGCGCGCTCTATGCTGAGGACCCTAAATTCGCCTCGACCGTTCGCGGCGGACGGCTTCGCTCTGTCACCGGAAGACGCAGACTTCAGGCGGCCGCGCTCTTCGTCCTCGGCCTCGTTCTTCTGGTCGCGGGAATCGCCCTGCCGGTCAAGCCCGGCGGATTCCCCATCATCAGCCTGCTCGGCTTCATCGTGATGTTCGGTGCGGGCGTTCTGTTGCTGCTCGGTGGCTCGGGCATGGCCAAGGGTGCCCGCGGCAAGGGTGACGCGCCGTCGGGTCCCGGCGGTGCTCCCGGCCGGTCGGCAAAGAGTAAGCAACGCAAGGCGGGTGGCTTCTCCGCCCGTATGGAGGATCGCTTCCGCAGACGGTTCGAACAGGGCAACTGAGTCCGGTTCGCCCTGCGGGCCGGGTGTGGTTGCGTGGCGATAGCCACGGGTCGCCCCCGATAGCCGAGAACTGAAGAACGTCGAACGACACGCCGCCCGAAGCGGCGTGTCGTTTTCGTTTGCGCGATGTGGCGCGGATCGCATTCGCCCGGTGCCGATTTCGTTCACCCCGCGATTCCCCACCCCTCCCCACCGGGATCCCCCACCCCTCCCCACCGGGCCTGCGGGCCCGTCCCAGCTGCGGGTTTGCTGATCGTTGTCGGACCGCCCGCCGGTTCGGCGACACGGGTCGGGGGAACTCGGCGAAATCTCCCCACCGCGGTGATAGCTGAGTTGACCTGGTCAATCCCGGATCCGGGGATCGAGATCACCGCATCTTTCGATTGAAAGTGGGGGAAAGTGGGGTAATGTGGAGCGCGCACTGATAGTGGTCGATCAGACGAGGTGATCGAGCGGGAGGTGTCGAGACTGTGTTTCTCGGTACCTACACGCCTCGGCTGGACGACAAAGGGCGACTGACGTTGCCGGCGAAGTTTCGCGACGAACTGGCGGGAGGGTTGATGGTCACGAAAGGTCAGGACCACAGCCTTGCCGTCTATCCCAAAGAAGAGTTCACCGCGCTGGCGCGGCGAGCCGCGGCGGCGTCCCGAAGCAACCCGCAGGCAAGGGCTTTCGTTCGCGCCCTCGCGGCGTCCACGGACGAGCAACGTCCCGACGGGCAGGGCCGGATCACGTTGTCCGGCGAACATCGCCGCTACGCGAATCTGTCCAAGGACTGTGTGGTGATCGGCTCGGTCGATTTCCTCGAGATCTGGGACAAGGAGGCGTGGGATTCCTACCTCGCCGAGCACGAGGAGGACTACTCGCTGGCAGGAGACGAGTCGCTGGGCGGAATTTTCTGATCCGAGACAGGCGAGTGCCCTGCGGCCTCTGCCCGACACGGACCCTGACGTACTTCCCCAACGCCAGGTGCCGTGCTTCGGACAGAGACCTCGGGGCATTGGCCGCCGATTCGTCGCAAGCACCGTGAGCCAGGATTCGGGAGGTCGAGGTGACTCATGACAGCGACCGCCCGCGCCACGTTCCGGTCCTGCTGCGGCGCGCCGACGAAATCCTCGGTCCCGCACTGGAATCCGGTGGGGTGCTGGTGGATGCCACCCTCGGGCTGGGCGGGCACGCCGAGTATTTTCTCCGCACCTATCCCGCGATCCGGCTGATCGGCCTGGACCGTGACACCGAGGCGCTGCGGCTGGCCGGTGAGCGGCTGGCGCCGTACGCGGACCGAATCACGTTGGTGCACACCCGATACGACGGGCTGTCCGGCGCACTGCGGCAGGCGGGACTGGCCGAGAGTGGTTCCGTGCGGGCCGTGCTGATGGATCTCGGTGTGTCCTCGATGCAACTCGACGAGGCCGATCGCGGGTTCGCCTATTCGGTGGACGCGCCACTGGACATGCGCATGGATCCCACCGCGAATCTCACCGCGGCGGAGGTGCTCAACACCTACAGCCACGGCGATCTGGCCCGGATCCTGAAAACCTATGGCGAGGAACGGTTCGCGGGCCGGATCGCCAGCGAGATCGTGCGCCGCCGCGCCGACCGGCCGTTCACCACGAGCGCGCAGCTGGTGGAGCTGCTCTACGACGCGATCCCGGCGGCCACCCGGCGCACCGGCGGGCATCCGGCCAAGCGGACGTTCCAGGCGCTGCGGATCGAGGTCAACGGGGAACTGGACTCGCTGCAGGCCGCGGTGCCGGCGGCGCTGCGGGCCCTGGAGGTGGGCGGTCGGATCGTCGTCATGTCGTATCAGTCGCTCGAGGACAAGGTCGTCAAGCAGATCTTCGCGCAGGCGGCGGCGTCTCGCACGCCGCTGGACCTGCCTGTCGAATTGCCCGGTATGGGACCGGAATTCGCGATTCTGACCAGGGGCGCGGAGAAGGCGAGCGCGGCGGAGATCGAGGAGAACCCACGGGCCGCTCCGGTGCGGATGCGGGCCGCGGAACGAATACAGAGGGCCGGATGATCATGATCCGGCGTGGGGGGCACGGCCAGTCTCACAGGTACACGGTAGGGGAGGCAGGACTATGAGCGTGCGGACACGGGTGGACGCACCACGACGGGCCCAGCGGTCCGTCCCGCGGCGAGCGCAGAGCGCCGATCGCGTGAAAACCGGTGCGGCGCAGCGGGCCTACGCGCGCCGGCGCAATCGTGCGGGGGAGCGGATGCTGCCGCCGCTACCGGGGCGCGCCGGATCGCTGATGGCCGGGCGGCTGCCGTTCGTGGCCGCCATTCTCGCGTTGCTCGGCTGCGGTCTGCTGGTGACCCTGGTCCTGACCACGCATGCCGCCGAGGACAGCTATCAGCTCAGCGACGCCCGCAAGGTCAACCGGCAGTTGCTCGACGAGCGCGCGGCGCTGGAGCGGGAGGTCAAGGCCGCCGACTCGCCGCCCGAACTGGCCGACCGGGCACGTGAGCTGGGCATGGTCCCGGCGAAGGATCCGGCCCGCCTGCTGGTGGCGCCCGACGGCACGGTGACCGTGGTCGGCAAGGAGACACCCGCGGAGGGGCCGCCTCAGCCGCCGCTGAACACCACCCCGGCCACAGTGCCGCCGAAACTCCCGCAGGCGAACGGTGAGCGGCTGGTGCCGGTGACCACCGCACCGGCGCCCGCTGCTGCGCCCGCACCGGCCGATCGGAGCGTGGCGGATCGGAACCAGGCACCCGGACAAGCCGTTCCGGCCCCGGCCGAGGCGGCGCCCGCCGCACCCGGCCAGCAGGTACCCGCACCGGCCGACCAGGTACCGGCACCGGCCGAGCAGGCGCCCGCGCCCGCACCGGCTCAGCCCGCACCCGCCGAACCGGCGCCGGGACAGCAGACGGAGGTTCCGCCGCAGGTGCGGGCCGCTCCGGCGGCGCCCGTGCCCGGTGAGGCGCCGGTGGCGCAGGCGGGTCCGCCCGCGGCAGGTGACATGCCGGTCGCCCAGGCGGCACCCGGCGGTGCGCATCGATGACCGCGCGCGGCGGAGGCAGAAGTACCGGAGGCGGCACGGGGCGGGGTCGTACGGGAGCGCGTTCGGCGCCTGCCCGGCCGCGTCGCACCGCACGGCCCAAGAGTGCGCCGGAGGACACCGCCGTGCGCCTGCGCTTCGGCGTCGGCCGGATTCTGATGCTGGTGGCGCTGACGGTGGTGGCGCTGCAATTGCTGTGGCTGCAAACGGTTTCCGCGCCGAAACTGTCGGCCGAGGCGGCCGCTCAGCGCGCCGTGCCGCAGGTCGACTGGGCCCAGCGCGGGTCGATCCTCGACCGCGACGGCCGGGCGCTGGCGTTCATGGTCGCGACCAAGAAACTGAACTTCCGCCCGGTCGCGGTGCGCAAGGAGCTGGCCGAGGCCCGGAGCAAGAGCGACAAGGCGCCCGAGGTCGACAAGCGGCTGGAGGCGATCGCGAAGGGGCTGCACGAGAAGCTGGGCAAGGACGCGCCCGGTGAATCCGACCTGCTGGCGAAGCTGCGCAGTGACGATCAGTTCGTCTACCTGGCCTACAACGTCGACGCGCGGGTGGCCGACGACATCGCCAAGGATTTCCCCGAGGTCGGGATGGAACGCCAGGACACCCCCGTCTACCCGGGCGGTTCCCTGGCGGCCAATGTCGTCGGGGCCACCGGCTGGGACGGGCACGGCCAGATCGGGCTCGAGGCCTCGATGGACTCGGTGCTGGCCGGCACCGACGGATCGCACACCTACGACCGCGGATCCGACGGGGCGGTGATTCCCGGCAGCGAGCGTGACAAGGTCCCCGCGGTCAACGGATCCGATGTCGAGCTGACGCTGGACTCGGATCTGCAGTACTACGTCCAGCAGCAGGTGCAGGAGGCCAAGGACAAGTCGGGGGCGCTGGACGCCTCGGCGGTGGTGCTGGACGCGCACACCGGCCAGGTCCTCGCGATGGCCAACGACAACACCTTCAACCCCACCCAGGACCCGCAGACGTGGGGCCACTCCGACATGGGTAATCCGTCGGTCACCAACGCCTTCGAGCCCGGGTCGGTGAACAAGATCGTCGCCGCCACCGCGGCGATCGAATACGGTCTCGCGCGTCCGGACGAAGTGCTACAGGTCCCGGGCAGCATCCACATGGGCGGCGTCGACGTCGCCGATGCCTGGGTGCACGGGGTGATGCCGTACACCGTCACCGGGATCTTCGGCCATTCGTCCAATGTGGGGACGCTGATGATCTCCCAGCGCATCGGCGAGCAGCGCTACGCGGAGATGCTCGACCGCTTCGGGCTGGGCAAGCGGACCGATGTCGGACTGCCCGGCGAGACCGGTGGCTGGGTGCCGCCGCGCAATCAGTGGTCGGGTTCGACGTTCTCCAATCTTCCCATCGGGCAGGGGCTTTCGATGTCCCTGCTGCAGATGACGGGTATGTACCAGGCGGTCGCCAACGACGGCGTGCGCGTTCCGCCCCGGATCGTGAAGTCCGTCGTCGGTCCGGACGGCAAACGGCAGGAGCAGCCGCAACCCGACGGTGTGCGGGTGATGAGCCCGCAGACCTCGGCCACGCTGCGCCGCATGTTCCAGGCTGTCGTGCAACGGGATCCGCGCGGCATACAGCAGGGGACCGGTCCGTCGGCGTCGGTCGACGGCTACCAGATCGCCGGGAAGACCGGGACCGCGCAGAAGACCGATCCGGCCTGTGGTTGCTATTCCAACGACAAGTACTACATCACCTTCGCCGGAATCGCCCCGGCGGACGATCCGCGCTACGTCGTGGGCATCATGCTCGACGAACCGCAGCGTGCCAGCGACGGCAGCGGGGTTCCGACCGCCGCACCGTTGTTCCACAACATCGCGTCCTGGGCCCTGCAGCGCGACCGGGTTCCCCCGTCCCCACCCGCCCCACGACTCGAACTCCAGGCCGAGAGCGATTGAGCAAGTACACGATGACGGCCGGCCACCGGTGACGGCGGAAAACAGCTTGTGCCCCTTCGAGATTCGGCAGGATGTCGCAATCCCGTCCTCGCGCCGTGCCGCGCCGATCGCAGCCGATCGGCCCCGTCGCCCGGCGCGGGTTCGCGTCGGCGCCGCGCATCGGGCGATCCGTGCGAACAGGCCCGCGAGGCCCCGATCGGTGGTGCGGCCGGGGAGCGCTCCCGCGCGAGGCGGCCACGCTGCGTACCCGTGGACGGCCCACAGGTAACCTGACTCCCCGACCCCGAATCTCGCCACCCGAGGCACAGATGTGCGCCCCAGAAAGGAGCCTGGTACCCGTGCAGCCCAGCCCGCAGGTGCTTCGCCCGGCCGTAGCGTTGCCCACGCCGGTGCAGGCCGTTGTCGAACTGACCGGTGCACGGCTGAGTTCCGGCGCCCCGGACGATATCGCGATCACCGGAATCGAGCAGCGGTCGAATGCCGTGCAACCGGGAGATCTGTTCGCCGGACTGGCCGGAGCCAAGGCACACGGCGCCCGGTTCGCCGCCGATGCCGTCGCGCGCGGCGCCGTCGCGGTGTTCACCGACGCCGCCGGGGCTGAGCTGATCGGTGAGATCTCGGTGCCGGTCCTGGTCCACGACGATCCCCGGGCGGTGCTGGGCGAGTTGTCGGCCGCGCTCTACGGTCATCCGTCGCGGCGGCTGCGGGTCATCGGCATCACCGGAACCTCCGGCAAGACCACCACCTCCTATCTGGTCGAGGCGGGGCTGGCCGCGTCGGGCCTGTCGACGGCGCTGATCGGGACCATCGAGACCCGGATCGGCGGCCACCGCGTACCGAGCGCGCTCACCACGCCCGAGGCGCCGCAACTGCACGCGATGTTCGCGCTGATGGTGGAACAGGGTGTGCAGGCCGTGGTCATGGAGGTGTCCAGCCACGCGCTCGCGCTGGGGCGGGTCGACGGCGTGCACTTCGCGGTCGGCGCGTTCACGAACCTGTCGCAGGACCATCTGGACTTCCACGCCGACTTCGAGGACTATTTCGCCGCCAAGCGCCGCCTGTTCGTGCCCGATCCGGGCACGCCGGGGCGGCAGGTGGCGGCCGACACCTGCGTGATCTGCGTCGACGACGCCTGGGGACGGCGGCTGGCGCGGGAGACGAGCGGCCGCGGGACGGTCGTCACGGTGGCCACCGCCGACTGCCCGACCGGCGAGACCGAGCCGGTGTGGACGGCCACCGACATCGCCGCGCTGTCCGACGGCGGCCAGCGGTTCACCGCCGTAGGGCCGGACGGGCCGGTTCCGGCCCGGTTGCGGCTGCCCGGGAGCTACAACATCGCCAACGGACTGCTCGCGCTCGCGGTGTGCGCCGCCGCGCACGCGGATGTGCCCGCGGCCGCCGCCGCACTCGGCGAGGTCGACGTGCCGGGACGGATGCAGCGGGTCGGTTCGAGCCTCGATGTGCTCGCCCTCGTCGACTACGCGCACAAACCGGCCGCGGTCGAGTCGGTGATCGCCACCCTGCGCCGCCATCTGCGCGATTCCGGTGGCCGCCTGGCCGTGGTGGTCGGCGCGGGCGGTGACCGCGATGCCGGTAAGCGCCCGCTGATGGGCGCCACCGCGGCCCGCGGCGCCGATCTGCTGGTCGTCACCGACGACAATCCGCGCACCGAGGATCCGGCCGAGATCCGTGCCGCGGTCCGCGACGGGGCGCTGGGGATCGCGGAGTCCGAGCGCGGTGAGGTACGCGAGATCGGCGATCGCGCCGCGGCCATCGCCGCCGCGGTCGACTGGGCACGCCCGGGTGATGTGGTGCTGGTGGCGGGCAAAGGACATGAGACCGGGCAGGAGATTGCGGGTGTGAAGTATCCGTTCGACGACCGTGAGGTGCTGGCAGCGGCCCTGGCGCGAAAAGCCGACGACAAGGACCTGACGGTTTCATGATCGAGATGACTCTGCGGGAGATCGCCGAGATCGTGGGCGGCACGCTGCACGATGTGAGCGACCCCGCGGCGCCGGTGACCGGCACGGTCGAATTCGATTCGCGCCGTATCGATTCCGGCGACCTGTTCCTGGCGCTGCCGGGTGAGCACGCCGACGGGCACGACTACGCCGCCAAGGCGGTGGCGGCCGGTGCCGTGGCCGTGCTCGCGGCCCGCCCGGTCGGCGTACCGGCGATCGTGGTCGAGCCGTCCGGCGCGGCCGATGCCGGGAACCGCTCCTACGTCCTGGCCCACGACGCCGACGGATCGGGCGCCGCGGTCCTGGCGGCACTGGCGAAACTGGCCCGTGCCAGCGTGGACCGGCTGGCCGACGGCGGGCTGACCGTGGTCGGGGTGACGGGTTCGGCGGGCAAGACCTCCACCAAGGATCTGCTGGCGCGGGTGCTCGCACCACAGGGCGCGGTGGTCGCGCCGCCGGGATCGTTCAACAACGAACTGGGTCACCCGTGGACCGCGCTGCGCGCGGGGTCCGACTCCCAGTTCCTGGTCCTCGAACTGTCCGCCCGGGGCCCCGGGCACATCGAGGCGCTGACCGAGATCGCGCCGCCGCGTATCGGTGTGGTCCTCAACGTCGGCACCGCGCACCTGGGTGAGTTCGGCAGCCGCGACGCCATCGCGCAGGCCAAAGGCGAACTGGTGGAAGCGCTTCCGGCGTCCGGTGTCGCGGTGCTCAACGCCGACGACCCACGGGTGGCGGCCATGGCCGCGCGGACCGCCGCCCGGGTGGTGACCTACGGGCAGTCGGCGGACGCCGATGTGCGCGCTACCGATATCGTGCTCGATGCCGACGCGCGGGCGCGATTCACATTGCACGCCAACGGTTCCCACGAACCGGTCCAGCTCGCGGTGTACGGCGAACATCAGATCGCCAACGCGCTGGCCGCGGCCGCGGTCGCCCTCGAATGCGGTGCGGACCTGGCGACCGTGGCCCGCTCGCTGGCCGGTGCGACGGTCGATTCGGCGCATCGGATGGATGTGCGCACCCGTCCCGACGGCGTCACCGTGATCGACGACTCCTACAACGCCAATCCGGATTCCATGCGCGCGGCCCTCAAGGCGCTGGTGTCGATGTCGGGTTCCGGCGGCACCCCCGCCGTCCCGCGCGGGCGGCGCAGCTGGGCGGTCCTGGGCGAAATGGCCGAACTGGGCGAGGAATCGGTGGTCGAACACGACCGCATCGGACGGCTCGCGGTGCGCCTGGACGTGGACCGGCTGATCGTGGTCGGCGCCGGGCGTCCGGCCCGCGCGCTGCACCAGGGCGCGGTCATGGAAGGCTCATGGGGCGAGGAATCGATCCTCGTACCCGATATCGAATCCGCGATCGCCGTGCTGGACAACGAGATCGCGGCCGGTGATGTCGTACTTGTCAAGGCGTCGAACTCCGCCGGTTTGTGGGCGGTGGCGCGGCATGTGCTCGCATCGGGTCCGCAGTCGGTAACACAGGGTTCGTCTCCCGAGGCGGGCACGGAGGCAGCTGGATGAGGCAGATTCTGTTCGCGGCGGGGATCGCGCTGGCGGTGTCGATCCTGCTGACGCCGCTGCTGATCCGCATGTTCGCCAGACGCGGGTTCGGCCAGGAGATCCGCATCGACGGCCCCGAGAGCCATCAGGCCAAGCGCGGTACCCCCACGATGGGCGGTGTGGCGATCCTGATCGGCATGTGGGCGGGCTATCTCGGCTCCCATCTGATCGGCATCGGCTATCACGCCGACGGTCCCTCGGTGTCCGGCCTGCTGGTACTGGGCCTGGCGACCGCGCTGGGCGTGGTCGGTTTCATCGACGACTTCATCAAGTTGCGCAAACAGCGCAATCTCGGACTGACCGCGGCCGGTAAGTACATCGGCCAGCTCGGCTCCGCGGTGATCTTCGGTGTGCTGGCGCTGCAGTTCCGCGGCGCCGGTGACCGCACGCCCGCCAGCCGGCATCTGTCGTATGTCCGCGAGATCAACACCGTCTCGATGAGCGTGATCATCTTCCTGGCCTTCGTCTGCCTGGTCGTGGTCGCCTGGTCGAACGCGGTGAATCTGACCGACGGACTCGACGGCCTGGCCGCGGGCTCGATGAGCCTGGTGCTGGGCGCCTACGTGATCATCACGTTCTGGCAGTACTACCACGCCTGCGAGTTCAAGGCCGAGGCCGGTTGCTACAACGTGCGCGATCCGCTGGACCTGGCGCTGGTGTGTGCCGCCGGAGCCGCGGCCTGCGTCGGATTCCTGTGGTGGAACGCGGCTCCGGCCAAGATCTTCATGGGTGACACCGGTTCGCTGGCCCTCGGTGGCCTGCTCGCCGGGCTGTCCATCACCACCCGCACCGAACTGCTGATGGTCGTGATCGGCGCGCTGTTCGTCGCCGAGACGGTGTCGGTGGTGTTGCAGGTGGCGGTGTTCCGGACCACCCGGAACCGTTTGTTCAAGATGGCGCCGTTCCATCACCATTTCGAACTGAGCAAGTGGGCGGAGACGACAGTCATCATCCGGTTCTGGCTACTGGCCGGAATCGCGGCGGCGGTCGGTCTGGGCTTGTTCTACAGCGAATACCTCTCTCAGGTCGGGTAAGCGATGGTCGAACATACTCCGCGGGCCCTGCGATCACCGGGTCCCATGCTCGAATTTCTGCGTGGCCGTGACGTTCTCGTCGCGGGATGGGGGGTGTCGGGGCGCTCGCTCATCGAGCCGCTGCGCGATATCGGCGCTCGTCCCGTGGTCACCGACGCCGGTGAGAAGGCGATGGCCGAGGCCGCCGAACTGGGCCTCGACACCGCGACCGGCGCCGAACTGCTCGAACCCGACGCGCTGAACCGCTTCGCGCTGGTCATCACCAGTCCGGGCTGGCGACCGGATTCGCCGGTGCTGGTCTCGGCGGTCACCGAGGGCATTCCGGTCTGGGGCGATGTCGAATTCGCCTGGTGGGTCGATCAGGCGCGGCTGTACGGACCGGTGCGCAAATGGCTGGTGATCACCGGGACGAACGGTAAGACCACCACCACCCAGATGACGCACGCGATCCTGCGCGCCGCCGGACTGGCCAGTGTCGCCTGCGGCAATATCGGCCTGCCCATTCTCGACGCGCTGCGGCGCACCCCGGGGCCGCAGATCCTGGCCGTGGAACTGTCGTCGTTCCAATTGCACTGGGCGCCTTCGGTCCGTCCCGAGGCCGGTGTGGTGCTGAACGTCGCCGAAGACCATCTGGACTGGCACGGCGGCCTGGACGCCTACGCCGCCGCCAAGGCCCGCGCGCTCACCGGACGGGTGGGCGTGGTCGGACTCGACGACGCGGTGGCCGCGGCCCTGGCCCGAAAGTCCAAGGCGCGCCGCACCGTCGGCTTCCGGGTGGGCGTGCCCGCCGACGGTGAACTCGGTGTGGTCGACGGGAAACTGCTCGATCGCGCCTTCACCAAGGCCGCGATCCTGGCCGAGGTGGGCGATATCAGCC
Encoded here:
- a CDS encoding peptidoglycan D,D-transpeptidase FtsI family protein, with product MTARGGGRSTGGGTGRGRTGARSAPARPRRTARPKSAPEDTAVRLRFGVGRILMLVALTVVALQLLWLQTVSAPKLSAEAAAQRAVPQVDWAQRGSILDRDGRALAFMVATKKLNFRPVAVRKELAEARSKSDKAPEVDKRLEAIAKGLHEKLGKDAPGESDLLAKLRSDDQFVYLAYNVDARVADDIAKDFPEVGMERQDTPVYPGGSLAANVVGATGWDGHGQIGLEASMDSVLAGTDGSHTYDRGSDGAVIPGSERDKVPAVNGSDVELTLDSDLQYYVQQQVQEAKDKSGALDASAVVLDAHTGQVLAMANDNTFNPTQDPQTWGHSDMGNPSVTNAFEPGSVNKIVAATAAIEYGLARPDEVLQVPGSIHMGGVDVADAWVHGVMPYTVTGIFGHSSNVGTLMISQRIGEQRYAEMLDRFGLGKRTDVGLPGETGGWVPPRNQWSGSTFSNLPIGQGLSMSLLQMTGMYQAVANDGVRVPPRIVKSVVGPDGKRQEQPQPDGVRVMSPQTSATLRRMFQAVVQRDPRGIQQGTGPSASVDGYQIAGKTGTAQKTDPACGCYSNDKYYITFAGIAPADDPRYVVGIMLDEPQRASDGSGVPTAAPLFHNIASWALQRDRVPPSPPAPRLELQAESD
- a CDS encoding UDP-N-acetylmuramoyl-L-alanyl-D-glutamate--2,6-diaminopimelate ligase; the protein is MCAPERSLVPVQPSPQVLRPAVALPTPVQAVVELTGARLSSGAPDDIAITGIEQRSNAVQPGDLFAGLAGAKAHGARFAADAVARGAVAVFTDAAGAELIGEISVPVLVHDDPRAVLGELSAALYGHPSRRLRVIGITGTSGKTTTSYLVEAGLAASGLSTALIGTIETRIGGHRVPSALTTPEAPQLHAMFALMVEQGVQAVVMEVSSHALALGRVDGVHFAVGAFTNLSQDHLDFHADFEDYFAAKRRLFVPDPGTPGRQVAADTCVICVDDAWGRRLARETSGRGTVVTVATADCPTGETEPVWTATDIAALSDGGQRFTAVGPDGPVPARLRLPGSYNIANGLLALAVCAAAHADVPAAAAALGEVDVPGRMQRVGSSLDVLALVDYAHKPAAVESVIATLRRHLRDSGGRLAVVVGAGGDRDAGKRPLMGATAARGADLLVVTDDNPRTEDPAEIRAAVRDGALGIAESERGEVREIGDRAAAIAAAVDWARPGDVVLVAGKGHETGQEIAGVKYPFDDREVLAAALARKADDKDLTVS
- a CDS encoding UDP-N-acetylmuramoyl-tripeptide--D-alanyl-D-alanine ligase; its protein translation is MIEMTLREIAEIVGGTLHDVSDPAAPVTGTVEFDSRRIDSGDLFLALPGEHADGHDYAAKAVAAGAVAVLAARPVGVPAIVVEPSGAADAGNRSYVLAHDADGSGAAVLAALAKLARASVDRLADGGLTVVGVTGSAGKTSTKDLLARVLAPQGAVVAPPGSFNNELGHPWTALRAGSDSQFLVLELSARGPGHIEALTEIAPPRIGVVLNVGTAHLGEFGSRDAIAQAKGELVEALPASGVAVLNADDPRVAAMAARTAARVVTYGQSADADVRATDIVLDADARARFTLHANGSHEPVQLAVYGEHQIANALAAAAVALECGADLATVARSLAGATVDSAHRMDVRTRPDGVTVIDDSYNANPDSMRAALKALVSMSGSGGTPAVPRGRRSWAVLGEMAELGEESVVEHDRIGRLAVRLDVDRLIVVGAGRPARALHQGAVMEGSWGEESILVPDIESAIAVLDNEIAAGDVVLVKASNSAGLWAVARHVLASGPQSVTQGSSPEAGTEAAG
- the mraY gene encoding phospho-N-acetylmuramoyl-pentapeptide-transferase, translating into MRQILFAAGIALAVSILLTPLLIRMFARRGFGQEIRIDGPESHQAKRGTPTMGGVAILIGMWAGYLGSHLIGIGYHADGPSVSGLLVLGLATALGVVGFIDDFIKLRKQRNLGLTAAGKYIGQLGSAVIFGVLALQFRGAGDRTPASRHLSYVREINTVSMSVIIFLAFVCLVVVAWSNAVNLTDGLDGLAAGSMSLVLGAYVIITFWQYYHACEFKAEAGCYNVRDPLDLALVCAAGAAACVGFLWWNAAPAKIFMGDTGSLALGGLLAGLSITTRTELLMVVIGALFVAETVSVVLQVAVFRTTRNRLFKMAPFHHHFELSKWAETTVIIRFWLLAGIAAAVGLGLFYSEYLSQVG